From one Gossypium hirsutum isolate 1008001.06 chromosome D08, Gossypium_hirsutum_v2.1, whole genome shotgun sequence genomic stretch:
- the LOC107919136 gene encoding transcription factor LAF1 has translation MGCKPCEKPKAKHRKGLWSPEEDLKLKNYVLKHGHFCWSSVPINAGLQRNGKSCRLRWINYLRPGLKRGMFTPQEDDAILSLHHLLGNNNGPELHKICLE, from the exons ATGGGTTGCAAGCCATGTGAGAAGCCAAAAGCTAAGCACAGGAAGGGGTTATGGTCACCTGAAGAAGACCTAAAGCTCAAAAACTATGTCCTCAAACATGGCCATTTTTGCTGGAGCTCTGTTCCCATCAATGCAG GATTGCAGAGGAATGGGAAGAGCTGCAGACTAAGGTGGATTAATTACTTGAGGCCTGGATTAAAACGAGGGATGTTTACTCCCCAAGAGGACGACGCTATCCTCTCCCTTCATCATTTGTTAGGCAACAATA ATGGTCCCGAATTGCACAAAATTTGCCTGGAATAA